The Pyrenophora tritici-repentis strain M4 chromosome 2, whole genome shotgun sequence genome window below encodes:
- a CDS encoding CFEM domain containing protein has translation MRYTVPLILMAAVVVLASPVTSTSIAVSRKAAPPPPPGPPGPKGGPMMMKPGGPGIGGSVANVGPCPMDCWNQAAATAGCDPNVDDKCLCGPFFDAVTKCTAAACSIGENLSALNVLNPPCQ, from the exons ATGCGTTACACAGTTCCTCTTATCTTAATGGCGGCCGTGGTTGTCCTTGCTTCGCCTGTCACATCCACATCCATAGCTGTATCGCGGAAAGCAGcacctcctccaccaccGGGACCACCTGGACCTAAAGGAGGGCCTATGATGATGAAGCCTGGAGGACCCGGTATTGGTGGAAGTGTGGCGAACGTTGGACCATGCCCA ATGGATTGCTGGAACCAAGCTGCAGCAACTGCAGGCTGCGACCCCAACGTAGACGATAAATGCCTGTGCGGTCCATTCTTCGACGCAGTGACAAAATGCACAGCGGCAGCGTGTAGCATTGGAGAAAACCTCT CGGCATTGAACGTATTAAACCCCCCTTGTCAATAG